Proteins from a single region of Bdellovibrio svalbardensis:
- a CDS encoding RNA recognition motif domain-containing protein → MGKKIYVGNLSYNVGDQELGEVFAQFGNVESARIVIDRDSGRSKGFAFVEMATDDEAKVAIEKLNGTDLAGRNMNVSEAKPMAPREGGGRGGFGGGGNRGGGFGGGNRGGGSGGGRPRY, encoded by the coding sequence ATGGGTAAGAAAATCTACGTTGGAAATCTTTCATACAATGTTGGCGATCAAGAGCTTGGCGAAGTATTCGCTCAGTTCGGAAACGTTGAATCAGCACGTATCGTTATCGATCGTGATTCAGGTAGAAGCAAAGGCTTCGCGTTCGTAGAAATGGCTACTGACGATGAAGCTAAAGTAGCTATCGAAAAATTGAATGGTACTGACCTTGCTGGTCGTAACATGAACGTTTCTGAAGCAAAACCAATGGCTCCACGTGAAGGTGGCGGTCGTGGTGGCTTCGGTGGCGGTGGAAATCGTGGCGGCGGCTTCGGCGGTGGAAATCGCGGTGGCGGTTCTGGCGGCGGACGTCCTCGTTACTAG
- a CDS encoding TlpA family protein disulfide reductase: MKKALNLISNILLAAMVIFLITTRLPGMIEHYRQEGATAPDFTISLLQGKSFTLNENKEPLVIVFWATWCGPCEVELSRLNNLIIEKKIKAESVLTISSLEDPTLVQKTVSHRQYQFAVGLDPSGKVAKDYKVAGTPTLVFVDREKKIKWLSTGLSPTLELRVTQFLKK; this comes from the coding sequence ATGAAAAAGGCGCTGAATCTGATTTCTAATATTCTTCTGGCGGCGATGGTGATTTTCCTTATCACAACCCGCCTGCCTGGAATGATCGAACACTATCGTCAAGAAGGAGCGACCGCTCCTGATTTTACGATATCCTTGCTGCAAGGTAAGTCCTTTACTCTGAATGAGAACAAAGAACCTTTAGTGATCGTCTTTTGGGCCACTTGGTGCGGGCCCTGCGAAGTTGAACTCTCTCGCCTTAACAACCTTATTATAGAAAAGAAAATCAAAGCAGAGTCGGTCCTCACCATCTCTAGCCTTGAGGATCCCACGCTTGTGCAAAAAACAGTATCCCATCGCCAATATCAATTCGCGGTGGGCTTGGATCCATCTGGAAAAGTGGCTAAGGATTACAAAGTTGCCGGCACTCCAACCCTGGTTTTTGTCGACCGAGAGAAAAAGATCAAGTGGCTCAGCACTGGTTTAAGTCCCACGCTTGAACTGCGAGTAACGCAATTTTTAAAAAAATAA
- a CDS encoding OsmC family protein, whose translation MKSRKFTFHYATDGSKENPLEATYAALAGCAGVYALKACKKKDLSALGIKISGKPYLDKTNPSMITKWVTEVQFPTGWKQEDKEFVMAEIQKCAVKEMIAKGQQVEFVTEEVVES comes from the coding sequence GTGAAGTCCAGAAAGTTTACTTTTCACTATGCAACTGACGGAAGTAAAGAAAATCCGCTAGAAGCCACCTACGCGGCGCTAGCAGGATGCGCAGGTGTGTATGCGTTGAAGGCTTGTAAGAAAAAAGATCTTTCCGCTTTGGGGATAAAGATCTCTGGGAAGCCCTATCTGGATAAGACCAATCCCAGCATGATCACCAAATGGGTGACCGAGGTTCAATTCCCAACGGGCTGGAAGCAAGAAGACAAAGAATTTGTCATGGCAGAAATTCAAAAGTGTGCGGTTAAAGAGATGATCGCCAAAGGTCAGCAGGTCGAGTTTGTAACTGAAGAGGTCGTTGAAAGCTAA
- the pgsA gene encoding CDP-diacylglycerol--glycerol-3-phosphate 3-phosphatidyltransferase — protein MATITEWQRNLPTRITMSRIFMVPLIVAAMWPNTLTWNIVAAVLFMAASSTDYFDGYYARKYKAVSNFGKFMDPIADKILVTSVLAMLLALGKIDAWMVIIILARDNFIGGIRSVAAADQIIIDAKPAGKWKTAMQMIAIPIVIIGNMEPYLPYLDKIGYGVLWVSVILSITSGIEYYLGFLKNRKSA, from the coding sequence ATGGCGACGATCACAGAGTGGCAAAGAAATCTTCCGACGAGAATCACCATGAGTCGCATCTTTATGGTGCCTCTAATTGTAGCAGCTATGTGGCCCAACACCTTAACTTGGAATATTGTCGCGGCAGTTTTGTTTATGGCCGCCTCCAGCACCGACTATTTTGATGGGTACTACGCTCGCAAATACAAAGCGGTCAGTAATTTCGGTAAATTCATGGATCCCATTGCTGATAAAATTCTCGTCACCAGCGTCCTGGCAATGCTTTTGGCCTTGGGGAAGATCGACGCTTGGATGGTTATTATTATTTTGGCGCGCGACAATTTCATTGGCGGCATCCGCTCCGTTGCCGCGGCAGATCAAATTATCATTGATGCCAAACCAGCAGGAAAATGGAAGACCGCCATGCAAATGATTGCGATCCCCATTGTAATAATTGGAAATATGGAGCCTTACTTGCCGTATTTGGACAAAATTGGATACGGAGTCTTGTGGGTGAGCGTCATTTTGAGTATAACCAGCGGTATTGAATACTACTTAGGTTTCTTAAAGAACCGCAAATCTGCGTAA
- a CDS encoding TIGR02285 family protein: MYRLLFLFLVFLCSLHFSGMASAQVKESSQITWIRWDDPPIFIFAGPYRGQGLLDVVEVQVQKYMPQYEHKKIEGTVLRVLKEAENQSPICNAGWLDTPEWRKLFYFSKPVFVIPTNGVLIKESHLKEIVGLQPYALQKFLDKKPEWKLGVGRLYGEGIDPILFKNDYQKNPKFVPIATSLRVHQMLQNDRIQYTLGYPFEAVYYNELLKNKDKVVYVPLTDNSSFVEVVVACPKNEWGKKVIADVNKVLEKPMVLAEIEKGVDRWLSKEDQRRLIQPRLEMLKKR; encoded by the coding sequence ATGTACCGTTTGCTTTTTCTGTTTCTCGTGTTCTTGTGCTCACTTCATTTTTCGGGAATGGCTAGTGCCCAAGTGAAAGAGTCGTCGCAGATCACTTGGATTCGCTGGGATGACCCGCCGATTTTCATTTTTGCGGGGCCTTATCGCGGACAAGGCCTGCTTGATGTCGTCGAAGTACAGGTTCAAAAATATATGCCCCAGTATGAGCATAAAAAAATCGAGGGAACAGTCTTGCGAGTGCTTAAAGAGGCGGAAAACCAATCTCCAATTTGCAATGCGGGCTGGTTGGATACTCCGGAGTGGCGAAAGTTGTTTTATTTTTCGAAGCCGGTATTTGTGATTCCCACAAACGGGGTCTTGATCAAAGAAAGTCATTTGAAGGAGATTGTCGGTTTGCAGCCTTATGCTTTACAAAAGTTTTTAGATAAAAAACCAGAGTGGAAACTGGGAGTGGGACGCCTTTATGGGGAAGGCATTGATCCGATTCTCTTTAAAAATGACTATCAAAAAAATCCCAAATTTGTTCCCATTGCCACCAGCTTAAGAGTTCATCAAATGCTGCAGAACGATCGCATTCAATACACCTTGGGATATCCGTTCGAAGCGGTCTATTACAACGAACTTTTGAAAAATAAAGATAAAGTGGTCTATGTTCCGCTTACCGATAACAGCTCCTTTGTGGAGGTGGTGGTAGCCTGTCCAAAGAATGAATGGGGCAAGAAGGTTATCGCCGATGTGAATAAGGTTTTAGAAAAACCTATGGTGCTGGCTGAGATTGAAAAGGGTGTGGATCGCTGGCTCAGCAAGGAAGATCAAAGGCGTCTTATCCAGCCTCGATTGGAGATGCTCAAAAAAAGGTAA
- a CDS encoding AraC family transcriptional regulator, whose product MAKNQKIILSHFHRSQIGRAQRFMRLHFSDDLALKKIAKEAGSSSFHFGRLFQAYTGETTFAFLRRVRLSLALRMLQEDALVTVTEVALSVGYETPSAFNKVFKKCLQMSPGEFRNLGKAKQDEVLYNLNNTHSSKEIAMNLNLKPDFLTRPACHFISVRHSGPFVEVAMPAWNELFPLLGDKFVRPQVQEYLGLSIMDPTSKDESSMTYDAGVVLDKEPQTLPNSLHYQKIPSGRYARFILTGPYHHVWPAFEKIFQTLGESKIKLRAGACIENYVNDPNVTPEQDLITELLIPVE is encoded by the coding sequence ATGGCAAAGAATCAGAAAATAATCCTCAGTCACTTTCATCGCTCGCAAATTGGGCGCGCGCAAAGATTTATGCGTTTGCATTTTTCCGACGACCTCGCTCTAAAGAAAATCGCCAAAGAGGCTGGCTCATCCTCTTTTCATTTCGGTCGTTTATTTCAAGCTTACACGGGGGAAACAACTTTTGCCTTTCTTCGTCGAGTCAGACTTTCTCTGGCACTCCGTATGCTTCAAGAAGATGCCTTGGTCACTGTGACTGAGGTGGCTTTAAGCGTGGGTTATGAGACGCCTTCGGCCTTTAACAAGGTCTTTAAAAAATGTCTCCAAATGAGTCCGGGTGAATTTCGCAATCTTGGAAAAGCGAAGCAGGATGAGGTTCTTTACAATCTCAACAACACTCACTCATCAAAGGAGATTGCAATGAACTTGAATCTTAAACCAGACTTTCTCACTCGCCCCGCCTGCCACTTTATTTCCGTCAGACACTCCGGCCCCTTTGTCGAAGTGGCGATGCCTGCCTGGAATGAGCTGTTTCCACTGCTGGGCGATAAATTCGTCAGACCCCAAGTTCAAGAGTATTTGGGCTTGAGCATTATGGACCCAACCTCTAAAGATGAATCCTCCATGACCTATGACGCTGGGGTTGTTCTTGATAAGGAACCACAAACTTTACCCAATAGCCTTCACTACCAAAAAATCCCATCGGGCCGCTATGCCCGCTTTATCCTGACGGGCCCCTATCACCATGTATGGCCAGCCTTTGAAAAGATTTTTCAAACCCTCGGTGAAAGTAAAATTAAACTGCGTGCGGGCGCCTGTATTGAAAACTACGTGAACGATCCCAACGTAACACCCGAACAGGATTTAATTACTGAGCTATTGATTCCTGTTGAATAG